The following proteins are co-located in the Palaemon carinicauda isolate YSFRI2023 chromosome 30, ASM3689809v2, whole genome shotgun sequence genome:
- the LOC137623375 gene encoding uncharacterized protein, with the protein MAQSQQQAMDNVYEDLDIKEGDKKIYKIAKERNKATKVVTQIKQIKNKDGVVMGSSRDIEGRWKQYFERMLNEENPRSIIADENPTLGMVSDIDRVKIRVALRKMKKGKATGPNESPVEVWKCLGEFGGDMLWYLMKKIHQKEKMSRMWRNNFIMSIFEEKYVQNLNNYRAIKLLPHTLKLWERIIERR; encoded by the coding sequence ATGGCACAGTCTCAACAACAAGCAAtggataatgtatatgaagatttggacaTAAAGGAGGGTGATAAGAAGATTTACAAAATtgctaaagaaagaaataaagcaaCCAAAGTTGTTACCCAAATTAAGCAGATAAAGAATAAGGATGGAGTGGTAATGGGTAGCTCTCGTGATATAGAAGGAAGGTGGAAGCAGTATTTTGAAAGAatgctaaatgaagaaaatccaagaTCTATAATTGCAGATGAAAATCCAACTTTAGGAATGGTAAGTGATATAGATAGAGTAAAAATTAGGGTTGCCCTCAGGAAGATGAAAAAGGGAAAAGCTACAGGACCTAATGAGTCCCCAGTGGAAGTCTGGAAATGCCTAGGGGAATTTGGAGGGGATATGCTGTGGtatctgatgaaaaagatacaccaGAAAGAAAAGATGTCCAGAATGTGGAGGAATAACTTTATAATGTCCATATTCGAAGAAAAATATgttcaaaatttaaataattataggGCAATCAAACTCCTTCCACATACTctgaagctttgggaaaggattatagagcgtaggTAA
- the LOC137623376 gene encoding uncharacterized protein: MDGWVKRLDKVRNDLVRGTTTVTDVSKKIQEKRLHWFGNVMRRDQDYVGRRLLEMNVPCRRRRGRPKRRWMACLTADMEEKDLILEDIGGRRNWKLLSINSGPAELEKV; encoded by the coding sequence atggatggctgggtcaagagactggataaggttaggaatgacttggtacgGGGAACCACTACGGTTACAgatgtgtcaaagaaaatccaagaaaagagactccactggtttgggAACGTAATGAGAAGAGACCAGGATTATGTTGGGAGGAGATTGTTGGAGATGAATGTTCcatgtaggaggaggagggggagaccaaagagaagatgGATGGCGTGtttaacagcagatatggaggagaaagatctcataTTGGAGGACATCGGAGGAAGAAGAAATTGGAAATTGCTTTCAATAAATAGCGGCCCTGCAGAGCTGGAAAAGGTTTAG